A genomic window from Quercus lobata isolate SW786 chromosome 10, ValleyOak3.0 Primary Assembly, whole genome shotgun sequence includes:
- the LOC115965879 gene encoding purple acid phosphatase 17-like, with product MAVLNQRSLARCLLFAYTLGLCFFYTSAELQRFEHPTKVDKSLSFLVVGDWGRRGAFNQSQVAFQMGIIGEKLDIDFVVSTGDNFYDNGLTSEEDKAFEESFTKIYTAKSLQKQWYSVLGNHDYRGNAEAQLSPVLRKIDSRWLCLRSFIVNSELAEILFVDTTPFVKAYFTDAEGHTYDWRGFKSRKAYISNLLKEVESTLKESTAKWKIVVGHHTIRSVGHHGDTNELTQWLLPILQANNVDFYMNGHDHCLEHISDSDSPVQFLTSGAGSKAWRGDIKGLNRGGLNFFYDGQGFMSAQFTKTEAEIVFYDVFGKVLHRWNMVKQLHQSI from the exons ATGGCAGTTCTCAATCAAAGATCCCTGGCTCGGTGTCTTCTTTTTGCCTACACCCTTGGCCTTTGTTTCTTCTATACATCAGCAGAGCTTCAAAGATTTGAACACCCCACAAAAGTGGATAAATCGCTTAGCTTTTTGGTCGTTGGAGACTGGGGAAGAAGAGGGGCTTTCAATCAATCTCAAGTTGCTTTTCAG ATGGGAATTATTGGAGAGAAGCTAGACATCGATTTTGTAGTATCCACCGGAGATAATTTCTATGATAATGGATTGACTAGTGAAGAAGACAAAGCATTTGAGGAGTCATTTACCAAGATCTACACAGCCAAGAGCCTGCAGAAGCAGTGGTACAGCG TATTGGGAAACCATGATTATAGGGGCAATGCAGAGGCACAATTGAGCCCAGTCCTCAGGAAAATTGATAGTAGATGGCTTTGCCTTAGATCTTTTATCGTGAACTCTG aattagCTGAGATTTTATTTGTAGACACCACTCCTTTTGTCAAAGCATACTTCACTGATGCGGAGGGCCATACTTATGATTGGCGAGGCTTCAAATCTCGCAAGGCTTACATTTCAAACCTACTAAAG GAGGTAGAATCAACATTGAAGGAATCAACTGCAAAGTGGAAGATTGTTGTTGGTCACCACACCATTAGAAGTGTTGGACATCATGGTGATACAAACGAACTTACACAGTGGCTTCTCCCAATTCTTCAG GCCAACAATGTTGATTTTTACATGAATGGGCATGACCATTGCCTTGAGCATATCAGTGACTCAGACAG CCCTGTACAATTTCTAACTAGTGGAGCTGGGTCCAAGGCATGGAGGGGAGACATTAAAGGACTGAACAGAGGTGGTCTAAACTTCTTCTATGATGGACAGGGTTTCATGTCTGCGCAGTTTACCAAGACGGAGGCAGAGATTGTATTCTATGACGTTTTTGGAAAGGTTTTGCATAGGTGGAATATGGTGAAGCAGCTTCACCAATCCATATAA